From the Argopecten irradians isolate NY chromosome 13, Ai_NY, whole genome shotgun sequence genome, one window contains:
- the LOC138306128 gene encoding uncharacterized protein — protein MKRQLQQERLARAKCDKKIIELSIENRRLQDDYDRLRRSQFGGGGPGGNILDDDSTLESIEGAFKQFHQFLDLLKDAGLGQLITMAGLDHKESPFVSASQLPVTKGQSYSQQPKSSTPYNNSTASRIPPRPAKPITKTNGFLGDISSSNKVSTSGFSGGTFSVPAAKDPTMAGQYEGTYNMADQAKHDELYERILQETSNAFNHNRVEAALACGKSQGEGDTKKLLRKWQQPRQSKGVE, from the exons ATGAAGAGACAGTTACAGCAGGAGAGACTAGCCAGGGCTAAGTGTGACAAAAAGATCATTGAG TTGTCTATAGAAAATCGGCGACTACAGGATGATTATGATCGATTGAGACGGAGTCAGTTCGGAGGCGGAGGTCCAGGTGGTAACATCCTTGACGATGACAGCACGTTGGAGAGTATAGAGGGCGCCTTCAAACAATTCCATCAGTTCCTCGACCTTCTCAAGGATGCAGG CCTTGGACAGCTAATCACTATGGCCGGACTTGACCACAAGGAATCTCCGTTTGTCAGTGCTAGTCAGCTCCCAGTGACCAAAGGACAAAGCTACAGTCAGCAACCCAAATCTTCTACGCCATACAACAACTCTACAGCAAGTCGTATCCCACCGCGACCCGCCAAACCTATCACTAAAACCAACGGTTTCCTAGGAGACATCTCTTCCAGCAATAAAGTATCCACCTCCGGATTCTCTGGTGGAACGTTTAGTGTTCCTGCAGCCAAAGACCCTACTATGGCGGGGCAGTATGAAGGGACATACAACATGGCTGATCAGGCCAAGCATGACGAGTTGTATGAGAGAATATTACAAGAAACTTCAAATGCTTTCAATCATAACCGTGTGGAGGCCGCATTAGCCTGCGGGAAATCCCAGGGTGAGGGGGACACAAAAAAATTACTTAGAAAATGGCAACAGCCACGACAAAGCAAAGGAGTGGAGTAA